The DNA region CCTGTTCGAACCGGGGTTTGAAACCAAACTCCTCCTCAGGAGGATAGATGGGGCGATTCGGGTGAGATCCAATGTAGATCCAACTTTCGATTCACTCGTGGGATCCGGGCGATCCGGGGGGGACCACCACGGCTCCTCTCTTCTCGAGAATCCATACATCCCTTATCAGTGTATGGACAGCTATCTCTCGAGCACAGGTTTAGGTTCGGCCTCAATGGGAAAATAAAATGGAGCACCTAACAACGCATCTTCACAGACCAAGAACTACGAGATCACCCCTTTCATTCTGGGGTGACGGAGGGATCGTACCATTCGAGCCGTTTTTTTCTTGACTCGAAATGGGAGCAGGTTTGAAAAAGGATCTTAGAGTGTCTAGGGTTGGGCCAGGAGGGTCTCTTAAcgccttcttttttcttctcatcGGAGTTATTTCACAAAGACTTGCCAGGGTAAGGAAGAAGGGGGGAACAAGCACACTTGGAGAGCGCAGTACAACGGAGAGTTGTATGCTGCGTTCGGGAAGGATGAATCGCTCCCGAAAAGGAATCTATTGATTCTCTCCCAATTGGTTGGACCGTAGGTGCGATGATTTACTTCACGGGCGAGGTCTCTGGTTCAAGTCCAGGATGGCCCAGCTGCGCCAGGGAAAAGAATAGAAGAAGCATCTGACTACTTCATGCATGCTCCACTTGGCTCGGGGGGATATAGCTCAGTTGGTAGAGCTCCGCTCTTGCAATTGGGTCGTTGCGATTACGGGTTGGATGTCTAATTGTCCAGGCGGTAATGATAGTATCTTGTACCTGAACCGGTGGCTCACTTTTTCTAAGTAATGGGGAAGAGGACCGAAACGTGCCACTGAAAGACTCTACTGAGACAAAGATGGGCTGTCAAGAACGTAGAGGAGGTAGGATGGGCAGTTGGTCAGATCTAGTATGGATCGTACATGGACGGTAGTTGGAGTCGGCGGCTCTCCCAGGGTTCCCTCATCTGAGATCTCTGGGGAAGAGGATCAAGTTGGCCCTTGCGAACAGCTTGATGCACTATCTCCCTTCACCCTTTGAGCGAAATGCggcaaaagaaaaggaaggaaaatccATGGACCGACCCCATCATCTCCACCCCGTAGGAACTACGAGATCACCCCAAGGACGCCTTCGGCATCCAGGGGTCACGGACCGACCATAGAACCCTGTTCAATAAGTGGAACGCATTAGCTGTCCGCTCTCAGGTTGGGCAGTCAGGGTCGGAGAAGGGCAATGACTCATTACCTTTTGAGTGAGATTTTGAGAAGAGTTGCTCTTTGGAGAGCACAGTACGATGAAAGTTGTAAGCTGTGTTCGGGGGGGAGTTATTGTCTATCGTTGGCCTCTATGGTAGAATCAGTCGGGGGACCTGAGAGGCGGTGGTTTACCCTGCGGCGGATGTCAGCGGTTCGAGTCCGCTTATCTCCAACTCGTGAACTTAGCCGATACAAAGCTTTATGATAGCACCCAATTTTTCCGATTCGGCGGTTCGATCTATGATTTATCATTCATGGACGTTGATAAGATCCATCCATTTAGCAGCACCTTAGGATGGCATAGCCTTAAAAGTGAAGGGCGAGGTTCAAACGAGGAAAGGCTTACGGTGGATACCTAGGCACCCAGAGACGAGGAAGGGCGTAGTAATCGACGAAATGCTTCGGGGAGTTGAAAATAAGCATAGATCCGGAGATTCCCGAATAGGGCAACCTTTCGAACTGCTGCTGAATCCATGGGCAGGCAAGAGACAACCTGGCGAACTGAAACATCTTAGTAGCCAGaggaaaagaaagcaaaagCGATTCCCGTAGTAGCGGCGAGCGAAATGGGAGCAGCCTAAACCGTGAAAACGGGGTTGTGGGAGAGCAATACAAGCGTCGTGCTGCTAGGCGAAGCAGCCTGAATGCTGCACCCTAGATGGCGAAAGTCCAGTAGCCGAAAGCATCACTAGCTTACGCTCTGACCCGAGTAGCATGGGGCACGTGGAATCCCGTGTGAATCAGCAAGGACCACCTTGCAAGGCTAAATAAATACTCCTGGGTGACCGATAGCGAAGTAGTACCGTGAGGGAAGGGTGAAAAGAACCCCCATCGGGGAGTGAAATAGAACATGAAACCGTAAGCTCCCAAGCAGTGGGAGGAGCCAGGGCTCTGACCGCGTGCCTGTTGAAGAATGAGCCGGCGACTCATAGGCAGTGGCTTGGTTAAGGGAACCCACCGGAGCCGTAGCGAAAGCGAGTCTTCATAGGGCAATTGTCACTGCTTATGGACCCGAACCTGGGTGATCTATCCATGACCAGGATGAAGCTTGGGTGAAACTAAGTGGAGGTCCGAACCGACTGATGTTGAAGAATCAGCGGATGAGTTGTGGTTAGGGGTGAAATGCCACTCGAACCCAGAGCTAGCTGGTTCTCCCCGAAATGCGTTGAGGCGCAGCAGTTGACTGGACATCTAGGGGTAAAGCACTGTTTCGGTGCGGGCCGCGAGAGCGGTACCAAATCGAGGCAAACTCTGAATACTAGATATGACCTCAAAATAACAGGGGTCAAGGTCGGCTAGTGAGACGATGGGGGATAAGCTTCATCGTCGAGAGGGAAACAGCCCGGATCACCAGCTAAGGCCCCTAAATGACCGCTCAGTGATAAAGGAGGTAGGGGTGCAGAGACAGCCAGGAGGTTTGCCTAGAAGCAGCCACCCTTGAAAGAGTGCGTAATAGCTCACTGATCGAGCGCTCTTGCGCCGAAGATGAACGGGGCTAAGCGATCTGCCGAAGCTGTGGGATGTAAAAATACATCGGTAGGGGAGCGTTCCGCCTTAGAGAGAAGCCTCCGCGCGAGCGGTGGTGGACGAAGCGGAAGCGAGAATGTCGGCTTGAGTAACGCAAACATTGGTGAGAATCCAATGCCCCGAAAACCTAAGGGTTCCTCCGCAAGGTTCGTCCACGGAGGGTGAGTCAGGGCCTAAGATCAGGCCGAAAGGCGTAGTCGATGGACAACAGGTGAATATTCCTGTACTGCCCCTTGTTGGTCCCGAGGGACGGAGGAGGCTAGGTTAGCCGAAAGATGGTTATCGGTTCAAGAACGTAAGGTGTCCCTGCTTTTTCAGGGTAAGAAGGGGTAGAGAAAATGCCTCGAGCCAATGTTCGAATACCAGGCGCTACGGCGCTGAAGTAACCCATGCCATACTCCCAGGAAAAGCTCGAACGACTTTGAGCAAGAGGGTACCTGTACCCGAAACCGACACAGGTGGGTAGGTAGAGAATACCTAGGGGCGCGAGACAACTCTCTCTAAGGAACTCGGCAAAATAGCCCCGTAACTTCGGGAGAAGGGGTGCCTCCTCACAAAGGGGGTCGCAGTGACCAGGCCCGGGCGACTGTTTACCAAAAACACAGGTCTCCGCAAAGTCGTAAGACCATGTATGGGGGCTGACGCCTGCCCAGTGCCGGAAGGTCAAGGAAGTTGGTGACCTGATGACAGGGGAGCCGGCGACCGAAGCCCCGGTGAACGGCGGCCGTAACTATAACGGTCCTAAGGTAGCGAAATTCCTTGTCGGGTAAGTTCCGACCCGCACGAAAGGCGTAACGATCTGGGCACTGTCTCGGAGAGAGGCTCGGTGAAATAGACATGTCTGTGAAGATGCGGACTACCTGCACCTGGACAGAAAGACCCTATGAAGCTTCACTGTTCCCTGGGATTGGCTTTGGGCCTTTCCTGCGCAGCTTAGGTGGAAGGCGAAGAAGGCCTCCTTCCGGGGGGGCCCGAGCCATCAGTGAGATACCACTCTGGAAGGGCTAGAATTCTAACCTTGTGTCAGGACCTACGGGCCAAGGGACAGTCTCAGGTAGACAGTTTCTATGGGGCGTAGGCCTCCCAAAAGGTAACGGAGGCGTGCAAAGGTTTCCTCGGGCCGGACGGAGATTGGCCCTCGAGTGCAAAGGCAGAAGGGAGCTTGACTGCAAGACCCACCCGTCGAGCAGGGACGAAAGTCGGCCTTAGTGATCCGACGGTGCCGAGTGGAAGGGCCGGCCGTCGCTCAACGGATAAAAGTTACTCTAGGGATAACAGGCTGATCTTCCCCAAGAGCTCACATCGACGGGAAGGTTTGGCACCTCGATGTCGGCTCTTCGCCACCTGGGGCTGTAGTATGTTCCAAGGGTTGGGCTGTTCGCCCATTAAAGCGGTACGTGAGCTGGGTTCAGAACGTCGTGAGACAGTTCGGTCCATATCCGGTGTGGGCGTTAGAGCATTGAGAGGACCTTTCCCTAGTACGAGAGGACCGGGAAGGACGCACCTCTGGTGTACCAGTTATCGTGCCCACGGTAAACGCTGGGTAGCCAAGTGCGGAGCGGATAACTGCTGAAAGCATCTAAGTAGTAAGCCCACCCCAAGATGAGTGCTCTCCTATTCCGACTTCCCCAGAGCCTCCGGTAGCACAGCCGAGACAGCGACGGGTTCTCTGCCCCTGCGGGGATGGAGCGACAGAAGTTTttttgagaattcaagagaagGTCACGGCGAGACGAGCCGTTTATCATTACGATAGGTGTCAAGTGGAAGTGCAGTGATGTATGCAGCTGAGGCATCCTAACAGACCGGTAGACTTGAACCTTGTTCCTACATGACCTGATCAATTCGATCAGGCACTCGCCATCTATTTTCATTGTTCAAATCTTTGACAACACGAAAAAACCATTGTTCAACTCTTTGACAACATGAAAAAACCAAAAGCTCTGCCCTCCCTCTCTATCTATCCAAGGGATGGAAGGGCAGAGGCCTTTGGTGTCCCCTCCAGTCAAGAATTGGGGCCTCACAATCACTAGCCAATATGCTTTTCTCTCATGCCTTTCTTCGTTCATGGTTCGATATTCTGGTGTCCTAGGCGTAGAGGAACCACACCAATCCATCCCGAACTTGGTGGTTAAACTCTACTGCGGTGACGATACTGTAGGGGAGGTCCTGCGGAAAAATAGCTCGACGCCAGGATGATAAAAAGCTTAACACCTCTCATTCTTACTTTTTCAATatgaaaacgaaaaaaaaaaaaaaaaaaaaaaatcaaaaggtcGTTTTATTCAAAACCCCAATTGTGACATCCCTTCTCTCCCACTTCACACCTCGGAACGCACCCTTCTTATAGAGATAAACGCGCTTTCACATCTTCTTAACCCGAAATGGCTGGGGAGAGGAAAGGTTCCTTTTTTTGAGGGTACTCCCGGGAACAGATCCAGTGGAGACGGGGTGGGGCCTGTAGCTCAGAGGATTAGAGCACGTGGCTACGAACCACGGTGTCGGGGGTTCGAATCCCTCCTCGCCCACAACCGGCCCAAAAGGGAAGTACCTTTCCCTCTGGGGGTAGGAAAATCATGATCGGGATAGCGAACCAAAAGCTATGGAACTTGGGTGTGGGTCTTTTGTCGAAATGGAATggcttttctttttatctttttatttatcgTGAATGGGGGAATCATTACACATAGTATGCCCGATCGgcgtatttttttgttttacgcCCCGTAACTCTTCCTCAGCCAGGCTTGGGCAGAATAGCAGAGCAAGTATTAGTAGCATAACAAAAAAGCCTTCCTCGTCATTAATATCTTTGCTCGCGGCAATTGTGACCTCTCGGGAGAATCGATGACTGCATCTTTGATGCAGTGCTAGTACATCTGAGACTTCTTAATTGGCTAGTTGTAAATAGCCCCAGGGCTATGGAACAAAGGATTATCTCGGACCTAGACCGAGGTATTGATGGTGATTTTCTAATCTCGCAGAACAGAATGTGATACGATGAGATAGAATGCAATAGAAACAAAGACAGGGAACGGGTTACCTACTCTTAACGGGCAAAGCGAGCCCCTTTATTCTGAATTAAAGAATTCAGAATCAATCAAATCTCCCCAAGTAGGATTCGAACCTACGACCAATCGGTTAACAGCCGACCGCTCTACCACTGAGCTACTGAGGAACAACAGGAGATTCGATCTCATAGAGTTCAATTCCCGTTCCCAACCCATGACCAATATAAGCTCGAAGCTTCCTCGTAACTCCCGGAACTTCTTCGTAGTGGCTCCCTCATTTCAGAGGGAACCTCAAAGTGGCTctatttcattatattccatCCATATCCCAATTCCATTCATTTAATATCCCTTTGGTGTCATTGACATAACAGATGTCGTTTCTAGTCTATCTCTTtctatttcttttctatatatgGAAAGttcaaaaatcatcatataataatccaaaagaaaataaaagggagGTTTGTGATgatttttcaatcttttctaCTAGGTAATCTAGTATCCTTATGCATGAAGATAATCAATTCGGTCGTTGTGGTCGGACTCTATTATGGATTTCTGACCACATTCTCCATAGGGCCCTCTTATCTCTTCCTTCTCCGAGCTCTGAGAAGAAGGTATCAGCAACAACTGGTTTTATTACGGGACAGCTCATGATGTTCATATCGATCTATTATGCGCCTCTGCATCTAGCATTGGGTGGCCTCATACAATAACTGTCCTATGTTTCATTTCTTCTGGAACAATCACAAACACTTTTTTGATTATGGATCTACTACCAGAAATTCAATGCGTAATCTCAGCATTCAATGTGTATTCCTGAATAATCTcatttttcaattattcaacCATTTCATTTTACCAAGTTCAATGTTAAGATTATCAACATTTATCTCTTTCGATGCAACAACAAGATCTTATTTGTAACAAGTGGTTTTGATGGTTGGTTAATTGGTCACATTTTATTCATGAAATGGCTTGGATTGGATTAGTCTGGATACGGCAAAATCATTCTATTAGATCGAATAAGTACATTCGATCTAATAAGTACCATTGAGAAATTCTATGGCTCGGATCTTTAGTATTCTCTTATTTATTACCTGTGTCTACTATTTAGGCCTTCTTACTAAGAAACTGAAAGAAGCTCAAAAACAGAAGAAAGGGTAAAGTGGAAGAAAGAGATGTAGAAATAGAAACTGCTTCCGAGAAGAAAACAGGAACAAGAGGGATCCACTGAAGAAGATCCTTATCAGCAACAACTGGTTTTGTTCTATGGCTCGGATCTTTAGTATTCTCTTATTTATTACCTGGGTGGGACTTTTAGAAATGAAGGGGACTAAACAGGAACAAGAGGGATCCACTGAAGAAGATCCTTATCCTTCTCCTTCCCTTTTTTCGGACAAAATCGACGAAACGGAAGAAATCCGAGTGAATGGAAAGGACAAAATAAAGGATAAATTCACTCTCAACTTACAGAGACAGACAGCTATAACAATATTAATACTAGTAATAGTCCACTTTATGATTATGTTCTTATCTGAATAATAATAAGACTCCATTTTAAATTGCAACTGCTtgataaagaaaatgaaaataaagatctCTTCGCTTTCAAAAACCTCTTGTGAGTCTTCTTTTCGATTATAATCGATGGAATCGACCATTTCGCTACATAAAGAATAATCGATTTGAACAGGCCGTAAGAACGGAAATGTCACAATATTTTTTTGACACATGTAAAAGTCTAAGAATTCTTTTTCAAGTTTATCAACTTTTggaaaatgataaaaagaaGGCTTTGATATTGTCACTCCAAAAAACGCTCCCAATGAACTGGACAATCAATGGTTTCTactaacaaagaaaaaagtaataatCTGAATAATTTTCAATCGACATTGAATTTTCTAGACAAGTTCAATCTCTTTCTCTGATATACTCAAAACAAGAACTAGATTGTGTAATGATGATACAAAAAAGAATACGTTTGTAAAATGTTTTGATTTTGTTAAATGGACCATATCGAGGAACAATCAAAAAAGAGTTTTCACCTTCAATCATAAACAATACTTCGCTAGAAAATTGGAAAGAGAGAGTTAGATAAATAGGATTCATACTATCTTTCTTCCGAATACTGATTACCAAGAATTTGAACAAAAAGTGGATACGGTTGATAAAAAACCATTATCAACAGAAATTGACGAGTTCTTAACTTTAATCAATGAGTTTGGTAACGAACCAAAATCGAGTTTAAATTTGAAAGACCCTTCTttattttcagaccaagagCAGGAAAGAAATTCAGAAAAAAGAACGCAATTTGTAAAATTTGTATTCAATGCAATTGATCCTAATGGGACAAAATCTGGAAAAAACTCGATTGGAATAAAAGAAATCAGTAAAAAAATACCTCGCTGGTCACATAAATTAATCACCGAATTGGAACAACAATTGGGTGAATTTAAAGAGGGCGCATCACTGGATCATCAAATTCGTTCAAGAAAAGCCAGACGTGTAGTGATTTATACTACCAACATGGAGAGTAACGATCCTGAGGTCAAAGAAGAAGTGGCTTTAATAAGCTATTCGCAACAATCAGATTTTCGGCGAGGTATGATTAAAGGCTCTATGCGGGCTCAAAGGCGCAAAACAGTTATTTGGAAACTATTTCAAGCAAATGCGCATTCCCCCTTTTTTCTCGACAGAATAACCCCCCCtcgtcttttttcttttgatttttttgacaCATGTAAAAGTGATGGAAAACTAAGAATATCTTTTACATACCCGCCAAGTTTATctagaaaattccaaaaaacgCTCCCTAATGAACTGGACAATCAGTGGGTTTCTACTCGAAATTGGGCAGGTAAAGAGGGAGAATTCGAGATTCTAGAGTCTAGCTAAAGACCAAACAAacagagaagagaaaaaaaaaaggacaaaaaagcggagaacaaaacaaaaaaaaaaaatcacggaTAGCGATAGCAGAAGCCTGGGATAGCATTCCTTTTGCGCAAATAATAAGAGGTTCCATGTTAATAACTCAATCAATTCTTCGAAAATATATTCTATTACCTTCATTGATAATAGCCAAAAATCTCGGGCGTATGTTATTCTTGCAACTTCCTGAATGGTCTGAAGATTTGCAGGAATGGAATAGAGAAATGCatattaaatgtacttataatGGTGTTCAATTATCAGAAAcagaatttccaaaaaattGGTTGAGGGATGGGATTCAGatcaaaattttatttcctttttgtctGAAACCTTGGCATATATCTAAACTGTACCCCTCCCATGGAGAgctaatgaaaaataaaaaacaaaaagatgatttttgttttttaacagTTTGGGGAATGGAAACTGAAGCTCCCTTTGGTTCTCCCCGAAGGCGCCCTTCCTTTTTTGAGCCCATTTTTAAGGAACTCGAAAAAAAAActggaaaattaaaaaagacaaaTTTTATAACTATAAAagttttaaaaggaaaaacaaaaatatttcgAAGAGTTtcaaaagaaaccaaaaaatggcTTATCAAAAGTATtctatttctaaaaaaaataagagaagaactttcaaaagtttcaaaagtcattCTAATTGTATTATTTAGATTCAAAGAAATATCTGAATCGAATgaaacgaaaaaagaaaaagattctCTAATTAGTAATCAGATAATTAACGAATCATTTAGTCAAATTGAATCTGGAAATTGGCCAAATTCTTCACTGATAGAAACCAAAATGAAGGATTTGACTGATAGAACAAGTacaatcaaaaatcaaatagaaagaattacaaaagagaaaaagaaagtaacTCCAGAAATAGACATTAGTCCtaataaaacaaataatattaaaaaattagaatcgccaaaaaatattttccaaatattaaaaagaagaaatactCGATTAATATGGAAATtccattattttctaaaattattcaTTCAAAGATTATACATCGATCTATTTTTATCTATCATTAATATTCCCAGAATTAATACACAACTCTTTCTTGAATCAACAAATAAATTGATTGATAAATACATTTCcaataatgaaataaatcaagaaaaaattaataatcaaaaaaaaattcactttattTCGACTATAAAAAAGTCCCTTTCTAATATTAGTAAGAAAAATtcacatattttttttgatttatcCTACTTGTCACAAGCATATGTATTTTACAAATTATCACAAACCCAAGTTATTAATTTGGCTAAATTTAGATCTGTCTTCAATATAACAGAACGTCTTTTTTCCTTAAGACTAAAATAAAGGACTATTTTAGAACACTAGGAATATTTCATTCTGAATTAAAACATAAGAAACTTCAGAGTTATAGAATCAATCAATGGAAAAACTGGTTAAGACAGCATTATCAATACGATTTATCTCAGATTAGATGGTCTAGATTAATGCCACAAAAATGGCGAAATAGGGTT from Lycium ferocissimum isolate CSIRO_LF1 chromosome 2, AGI_CSIRO_Lferr_CH_V1, whole genome shotgun sequence includes:
- the LOC132033857 gene encoding protein TIC 214-like, which produces MKNKKQKDDFCFLTVWGMETEAPFGSPRRRPSFFEPIFKELEKKTGKLKKTNFITIKVLKGKTKIFRRVSKETKKWLIKSILFLKKIREELSKVSKVILIVLFRFKEISESNETKKEKDSLISNQIINESFSQIESGNWPNSSLIETKMKDLTDRTSTIKNQIERITKEKKKVTPEIDISPNKTNNIKKLESPKNIFQILKRRNTRLIWKFHYFLKLFIQRLYIDLFLSIINIPRINTQLFLESTNKLIDKYISNNEINQEKINNQKKIHFISTIKKSLSNISKKNSHIFFDLSYLSQAYVFYKLSQTQVINLAKFRSVFNITERLFSLRLK